One Anas platyrhynchos isolate ZD024472 breed Pekin duck chromosome 2, IASCAAS_PekinDuck_T2T, whole genome shotgun sequence DNA segment encodes these proteins:
- the IMPACT gene encoding protein IMPACT isoform X1 encodes MAAGGPEAAQQQIDEIEALSSIYGEEWCVVDEDEKIYCIKISDCLDQPKWTLCLQVILPPGYPTSEPPIYQLNAPWLRGEEYTELANSLEEIYIQNLGESILYLWVEKIREVLVEKAQSSDPEPDIKKTSEEVDEDNGDDFLVDYQPVQEDPVKLLNYITSESQEDEELPSIHHGNPLTDRRSTFQAHLAPVVTTRQVKRVLEKLYENKKIASATHNIYAYRIYCEDKQTFLQDCEDDGETAAGGRLLHLMQILDVHNVLVVVSRWYGGILLGPDRFKHINNCARNVLVEYNYVHSVDESSKQAGKSKKTKKDKKRTEH; translated from the exons ATGGCGGCGGGCGGCCCCGAGGCGGCCCAGCAGCAA ATTGATGAAATTGAAGCCCTGTCGTCCATATACGGTGAAGAGTGGTGTGTGGTTGACgaagatgaaaaaatatattgcattAAGATTAGTGACTGTCTGGACCAGCCAAAGTGGACGCTCTGTCTGCAG gtgaTTTTGCCTCCAGGATATCCAACTTCAGAACCACCTATTTATCAACTAAA TGCCCCTTGGCTTCGAGGAGAGGAGTACACAGAACTAGCAAATAGCTTggaagaaatatatat ACAGAACCTCGGTGAAAGTATTCTTTATTTATGGGTGGAGAAGATACGAGAAGTTCTGGTAGAAAAGGCACAGTCATCAGATCCAG AACCAGATATTAAGAAAACCAGTGAAGAAGTTGACGAAGATAATGGAGATGATTTTCTCGTAGACTATCAGCCTGTTCAGGAAGATCCAGTTAAATTGTTAAATTATATCACTTCTGAAAGTCAAGAag ATGAAGAGCTGCCATCCATACATCATGGAAACCCACTGACAGATAGAAGGAGTACTTTCCAGGCACATCTGGCTCCTGTGGTGACAACCAGACAA gtaaagaGAGTTCTTGAAAAATTATATGAGAATAAGAAAATTGCAAGTGCCACCCACAACATATATGCGTACAG aataTACTGCGAAGATAAGCAGACGTTCTTACAAGACTGTGAAGATGATGGGGAGACAGCGGCAGGTGGACGTCTTCTTCATCTTATGCAG ATTTTGGATGTCCACAATGTGTTGGTCGTGGTATCCCGCTGGTATGGAGGTATTCTCTTAGGACCAGATCGTTTTAAACATATCAACAATTGTGCAAGAAACGTCCTTGTGGAATACAACTATGTACATTCAGTG GATGAATCATCTAAACAAGCAGGAAAGagcaaaaagacaaagaaggacaagaagagaacagaacactaa
- the IMPACT gene encoding protein IMPACT isoform X2, translating into MKLKPCRPYTVKSGVWLTKMKKYIALRLVTVWTSQSGRSVCSAPWLRGEEYTELANSLEEIYIQNLGESILYLWVEKIREVLVEKAQSSDPEPDIKKTSEEVDEDNGDDFLVDYQPVQEDPVKLLNYITSESQEDEELPSIHHGNPLTDRRSTFQAHLAPVVTTRQVKRVLEKLYENKKIASATHNIYAYRIYCEDKQTFLQDCEDDGETAAGGRLLHLMQILDVHNVLVVVSRWYGGILLGPDRFKHINNCARNVLVEYNYVHSVDESSKQAGKSKKTKKDKKRTEH; encoded by the exons ATGAAATTGAAGCCCTGTCGTCCATATACGGTGAAGAGTGGTGTGTGGTTGACgaagatgaaaaaatatattgcattAAGATTAGTGACTGTCTGGACCAGCCAAAGTGGACGCTCTGTCTGCAG TGCCCCTTGGCTTCGAGGAGAGGAGTACACAGAACTAGCAAATAGCTTggaagaaatatatat ACAGAACCTCGGTGAAAGTATTCTTTATTTATGGGTGGAGAAGATACGAGAAGTTCTGGTAGAAAAGGCACAGTCATCAGATCCAG AACCAGATATTAAGAAAACCAGTGAAGAAGTTGACGAAGATAATGGAGATGATTTTCTCGTAGACTATCAGCCTGTTCAGGAAGATCCAGTTAAATTGTTAAATTATATCACTTCTGAAAGTCAAGAag ATGAAGAGCTGCCATCCATACATCATGGAAACCCACTGACAGATAGAAGGAGTACTTTCCAGGCACATCTGGCTCCTGTGGTGACAACCAGACAA gtaaagaGAGTTCTTGAAAAATTATATGAGAATAAGAAAATTGCAAGTGCCACCCACAACATATATGCGTACAG aataTACTGCGAAGATAAGCAGACGTTCTTACAAGACTGTGAAGATGATGGGGAGACAGCGGCAGGTGGACGTCTTCTTCATCTTATGCAG ATTTTGGATGTCCACAATGTGTTGGTCGTGGTATCCCGCTGGTATGGAGGTATTCTCTTAGGACCAGATCGTTTTAAACATATCAACAATTGTGCAAGAAACGTCCTTGTGGAATACAACTATGTACATTCAGTG GATGAATCATCTAAACAAGCAGGAAAGagcaaaaagacaaagaaggacaagaagagaacagaacactaa